The Streptomyces sp. Je 1-332 genome has a window encoding:
- a CDS encoding 3'-5' exonuclease, whose translation MTCWYEGPLAAFDTETTGVDVETDRIVSAAVVVQQGAGTRPRITRWLVNPGVPVPESATAVHGLTEEHLQHNGRWPAPVMEEIARELAEQGAAGRPIVVMNAPFDLTILDRELRRHRASSLSRYMAGSSLCVLDPRVLDKQLDRYRKGRRTLTDLCAHYAVELDEAHDAAADAQAALDVVRAVGQRFASRLERLSAAELHALQAVWHAAQARGLQAWFARSGTPEAVDPAWPLRPELPAAA comes from the coding sequence ATGACGTGCTGGTACGAGGGGCCCTTGGCCGCATTCGACACGGAGACCACGGGCGTCGACGTCGAGACCGACCGCATTGTGTCGGCCGCCGTCGTCGTCCAGCAAGGCGCGGGCACCCGCCCGCGCATCACTCGCTGGCTGGTGAACCCGGGCGTTCCGGTGCCCGAGTCCGCCACCGCGGTGCACGGCCTGACGGAGGAACATCTGCAGCACAACGGTCGCTGGCCCGCGCCGGTGATGGAGGAGATAGCGAGGGAGCTGGCGGAACAGGGCGCGGCGGGCCGCCCCATCGTCGTCATGAACGCGCCCTTCGACCTGACGATCCTGGACCGGGAGTTGCGCAGGCACCGCGCCTCGTCGCTCAGCCGGTACATGGCGGGCTCGTCGCTGTGCGTCCTCGACCCGCGCGTCCTGGACAAGCAGCTCGACCGGTACCGCAAGGGGCGCCGCACACTGACCGATCTGTGCGCGCACTACGCGGTGGAGCTCGACGAGGCGCACGACGCGGCGGCCGACGCGCAGGCCGCACTGGATGTCGTACGGGCCGTGGGGCAGCGTTTCGCCTCGCGGCTCGAACGGCTCTCGGCGGCCGAGCTGCACGCGCTGCAGGCGGTGTGGCACGCGGCGCAGGCGCGCGGGCTGCAGGCCTGGTTCGCGCGCAGCGGTACGCCGGAAGCGGTGGATCCGGCGTGGCCGCTGCGTCCCGAACTGCCAGCGGCTGCGTGA
- a CDS encoding zf-TFIIB domain-containing protein produces MQCPKCHAPMHTYNRNGVQIEQCSGCRGIFLDYGELEALSRVESQWGAQQAPPPPPAPQAYPAAPAPQWGAPQHGGHHGGHGGHYGHNKRHKSFGHMLFSS; encoded by the coding sequence ATGCAGTGTCCCAAGTGCCACGCACCGATGCACACGTACAACCGCAATGGCGTCCAGATCGAGCAGTGCAGCGGTTGCCGCGGGATATTCCTCGACTACGGCGAGCTCGAGGCCCTGAGCCGGGTCGAGTCCCAGTGGGGCGCCCAGCAGGCCCCGCCCCCGCCGCCGGCCCCGCAGGCGTACCCGGCCGCTCCCGCCCCCCAGTGGGGCGCACCCCAGCACGGCGGCCACCACGGCGGTCACGGCGGGCACTACGGCCACAACAAGCGCCACAAGAGCTTCGGGCACATGCTCTTCTCCTCCTGA
- a CDS encoding SsgA family sporulation/cell division regulator, which translates to MNTTVSCELHLRLVVSSESSLPVPAGLRYDTADPYAVHATFHTGAEETVEWVFARDLLAEGLHRPTGTGDVRVWPSRSHGQGVVCIALSSPEGEALLEAPARALESFLKRTDAAVPPGTEHRHFDLDTELSHILAES; encoded by the coding sequence ATGAACACCACGGTCAGCTGCGAGCTGCACCTGCGCCTCGTTGTGTCGAGCGAGTCCTCACTGCCTGTACCCGCAGGACTGCGGTATGACACGGCCGATCCCTATGCCGTGCACGCCACCTTCCACACCGGAGCCGAGGAAACCGTCGAGTGGGTGTTCGCCCGCGACCTCCTCGCCGAGGGCCTGCACCGGCCCACCGGTACCGGCGACGTCCGAGTCTGGCCGTCCCGGAGCCACGGTCAGGGCGTCGTCTGCATCGCCCTGAGCTCCCCCGAGGGTGAGGCTCTGCTCGAGGCCCCGGCGCGGGCCCTGGAATCGTTCCTGAAGCGAACGGACGCGGCCGTGCCGCCCGGCACGGAACACCGCCACTTCGATCTGGATACGGAGCTCTCGCACATCCTGGCCGAAAGTTAG
- a CDS encoding TIGR02611 family protein, which yields MNTGSNEPGVAETITGTKDEQPLGSRAPEFIQARKALHLSWQVGVFIVGLAVVAAGIVMLPLPGPGWLVIFGGMAIWATEFVWAQLVLRWTKRKVTEAAQRALDPKVRRRNIILTTVGLVIIAVLVAVYVWKFGLEMPWKIKE from the coding sequence ATGAATACGGGGAGTAACGAGCCGGGGGTTGCTGAAACAATCACCGGCACGAAGGACGAGCAGCCGCTCGGATCGCGTGCGCCGGAGTTCATCCAGGCCCGCAAGGCGCTGCACCTCAGCTGGCAGGTCGGCGTGTTCATCGTGGGCCTCGCGGTGGTTGCCGCGGGCATCGTGATGCTGCCGCTGCCCGGGCCGGGCTGGCTGGTGATCTTCGGCGGAATGGCGATCTGGGCGACCGAGTTCGTCTGGGCCCAGCTGGTGCTTCGCTGGACGAAGCGGAAGGTCACCGAGGCGGCACAGCGTGCGCTTGACCCCAAGGTGCGCCGCAGGAACATCATCCTGACGACCGTCGGTCTGGTGATCATCGCCGTGCTCGTCGCGGTCTACGTCTGGAAGTTCGGCCTCGAGATGCCATGGAAGATCAAGGAGTGA
- the thrS gene encoding threonine--tRNA ligase — translation MSDVRVIIQRDSEREERVVTTGTTAAELFTGERTIVAARVAGELKDLAYAVQDGEEVEPVEISSEDGLNILRHSTAHVMAQAVQELFPEAKLGIGPPVRHGFYYDFDVEKPFTPEDLKAIEKKMQEIQKRGQRFSRRVVTDEAAREELADEPYKLELIGIKGSASSDDGADVEVGGGELTIYDNLDPKTGDLCWKDLCRGPHLPTTRNIPAFKLMRNAAAYWRGSEKNPMLQRIYGTAWPTKDELKAHLEFLAEAEKRDHRKLGSELDLFSIPEQIGSGLAVFHPKGGIIRRVMEDYSRRRHEEEGYEFVYTPHATKGKLFETSGHLDWYADGMYPPMQLDEGVDYYLKPMNCPMHNLIFDARGRSYRELPLRLFEFGTVYRYEKSGVVHGLTRARGFTQDDAHIYCTKEQMADELDTTLTFVLNLLRDYGLTDFYLELSTKDPEKFVGSDEVWEEATETLRKVAEKQGLPLVPDPGGAAFYGPKISVQCKDAIGRTWQMSTVQLDFNLPERFNLEYTSPDGSKQRPVMIHRALFGSIERFFAVLLEHYAGAMPPWLAPVQAVGIPVGDAHIPYLQEFAADAKKKGLRVEVDASSDRMQKKIRTQQKLKVPFMIIVGDDDMNAGTISFRYRDGSQENGIPREQALAKLIDVVESRVQV, via the coding sequence GTGTCAGACGTCCGTGTGATCATCCAACGCGATTCCGAGCGGGAAGAGCGCGTGGTGACGACGGGCACTACGGCCGCCGAACTCTTCACCGGCGAGCGCACCATCGTCGCCGCCCGCGTGGCCGGCGAGCTGAAGGACCTCGCGTACGCCGTCCAGGACGGTGAGGAGGTCGAGCCGGTCGAGATCTCCTCCGAGGACGGCCTGAACATCCTGCGCCACTCCACCGCGCACGTCATGGCGCAGGCCGTGCAGGAGCTCTTCCCCGAGGCCAAGCTGGGCATCGGCCCGCCGGTCCGACACGGCTTCTACTACGACTTCGACGTCGAGAAGCCGTTCACGCCCGAGGACCTCAAGGCCATCGAGAAGAAGATGCAGGAGATCCAGAAGCGCGGCCAGCGCTTCTCGCGCCGCGTCGTCACTGACGAAGCCGCCCGCGAGGAGCTCGCCGACGAGCCGTACAAGCTGGAGCTCATCGGCATCAAGGGCTCCGCTTCCAGCGACGACGGAGCGGACGTCGAGGTGGGCGGCGGCGAGCTGACCATCTACGACAACCTCGACCCGAAGACCGGCGACCTGTGCTGGAAGGACCTCTGCCGCGGTCCCCACCTGCCCACCACCCGCAACATCCCGGCGTTCAAGCTGATGCGCAACGCCGCCGCGTACTGGCGCGGCAGCGAGAAGAACCCGATGCTCCAGCGCATCTACGGCACCGCCTGGCCCACCAAGGACGAGCTCAAGGCGCACCTGGAGTTCCTCGCCGAGGCCGAGAAGCGCGACCACCGCAAGCTCGGCAGCGAGCTGGACCTGTTCTCCATCCCGGAGCAGATCGGCTCGGGCCTCGCGGTCTTCCACCCCAAGGGCGGCATCATCCGCCGGGTCATGGAGGACTACTCGCGGCGCCGCCACGAGGAGGAGGGGTACGAGTTCGTCTACACCCCGCACGCCACCAAGGGGAAGCTCTTCGAGACCTCGGGCCACCTGGACTGGTACGCCGACGGCATGTACCCGCCCATGCAGCTCGACGAGGGCGTGGACTACTACCTCAAGCCCATGAACTGCCCGATGCACAACCTGATCTTCGATGCGCGCGGGCGTTCCTACCGTGAACTGCCGCTGCGTCTCTTCGAGTTCGGCACGGTGTACCGCTACGAGAAGTCCGGCGTCGTGCACGGTCTGACCCGTGCCCGCGGCTTCACCCAGGACGACGCGCACATCTACTGCACCAAGGAGCAGATGGCGGACGAGCTCGACACGACGCTCACCTTCGTCCTGAACCTCCTGCGCGACTACGGCCTGACCGACTTCTACCTGGAGCTCTCCACCAAGGACCCGGAGAAGTTCGTCGGCTCGGACGAGGTCTGGGAAGAGGCCACCGAGACGCTGCGCAAGGTCGCCGAGAAGCAGGGCCTGCCGCTGGTCCCGGACCCGGGCGGCGCCGCCTTCTACGGCCCGAAGATCTCCGTGCAGTGCAAGGACGCCATCGGCCGCACCTGGCAGATGTCGACCGTGCAGCTCGACTTCAACCTGCCGGAGCGCTTCAACCTGGAGTACACCTCGCCGGACGGCTCCAAGCAGCGCCCGGTGATGATCCACCGCGCGCTCTTCGGGTCGATCGAGCGGTTCTTCGCGGTGCTCCTGGAGCACTACGCGGGCGCGATGCCGCCGTGGCTCGCCCCCGTCCAGGCGGTCGGCATCCCGGTCGGGGACGCGCACATCCCCTACCTCCAGGAGTTCGCGGCCGACGCCAAGAAGAAGGGCCTGCGGGTCGAGGTGGACGCCTCCTCCGACCGCATGCAGAAGAAGATCAGGACGCAGCAGAAGCTGAAGGTTCCGTTCATGATCATCGTCGGTGACGACGACATGAACGCGGGCACGATCTCCTTCCGCTACCGCGACGGCTCGCAGGAGAACGGCATTCCGCGCGAGCAGGCGCTCGCCAAGCTCATCGACGTGGTGGAGAGCCGCGTACAGGTGTGA
- a CDS encoding DsbA family protein yields MSDSAPATPAGPLVIDIWCELQCPDCRTALDDVRALRARYGDRVDLRLRHFPLEKHPHAFAAAQAAEEAFEQGQGWPYVEAVLGKVEELTRTGEPFLVETARELGLDAEEFDTALVDGRHILIVDADQAEGKAIGVTGTPTYVIEGERLDGGKSQEGLRERVEEITDRLLAASGQDA; encoded by the coding sequence ATGAGCGACTCCGCCCCCGCGACCCCCGCCGGCCCCCTCGTCATCGACATCTGGTGCGAGCTGCAGTGCCCGGACTGCCGGACCGCCCTCGACGACGTACGCGCGCTCCGTGCCCGCTACGGCGACCGCGTCGACCTGCGGCTTCGGCACTTCCCCCTCGAAAAGCACCCGCATGCCTTCGCCGCCGCCCAGGCCGCGGAGGAGGCCTTCGAGCAGGGGCAGGGCTGGCCGTACGTCGAGGCCGTGCTGGGCAAGGTCGAGGAGCTGACCCGCACGGGCGAACCCTTCCTGGTCGAGACCGCGCGGGAACTGGGCCTGGACGCCGAGGAGTTCGACACCGCCCTCGTCGACGGACGGCACATCCTGATCGTCGACGCCGACCAGGCGGAGGGCAAGGCGATCGGCGTCACCGGGACGCCGACGTACGTCATCGAGGGTGAGCGCCTCGACGGCGGCAAGAGCCAGGAGGGGCTGCGCGAGCGCGTCGAGGAGATCACGGACCGCCTCCTCGCGGCCTCCGGGCAGGACGCCTAG
- a CDS encoding SRPBCC family protein: MDWSHFRFRSTWKLPAPPADVYAALERAEDYPAWWPQVREVTSLDERTGTARFRSLLPYDLFITGEERRRDPAAGVLEIAMTGDLDGWARWTVTAAPSGARALYEQEVVVRKPLMRRLAVPGRPVFLLNHTLMMRAGERGLKAHLRGE, encoded by the coding sequence ATGGACTGGAGCCACTTCCGCTTCCGCAGCACCTGGAAGCTGCCCGCGCCGCCCGCCGACGTGTACGCCGCCCTTGAACGCGCCGAGGACTATCCCGCGTGGTGGCCCCAGGTACGGGAGGTGACATCCCTCGACGAACGTACCGGCACGGCACGCTTCCGCTCCCTGCTGCCGTACGACCTGTTCATCACCGGCGAGGAACGGCGCCGCGACCCGGCGGCCGGGGTCCTGGAGATCGCGATGACCGGTGATCTCGATGGCTGGGCGCGCTGGACCGTCACGGCGGCACCGAGCGGGGCGCGGGCGCTCTACGAACAGGAAGTGGTGGTGCGCAAACCGCTGATGCGACGCCTCGCCGTCCCAGGCAGACCCGTCTTCCTCCTCAACCACACGCTGATGATGCGCGCGGGCGAGCGAGGCCTGAAGGCGCACCTCAGAGGCGAGTGA
- a CDS encoding aminoglycoside phosphotransferase family protein has translation MTATALLPELTAKVRHAAHRTPRPCACAPEAVLADRDDATVVRHGGTVAKAHAPGTDPAELTARLKVAAALSGTLLPPLADAAIPLHGRLVTLWEAGTPVDRDDPDAAPWEAAATLLARLHATPPAELPHPLPDMRGPTKAARAMTRMRAAGPHPAAAPVERAWATLPAWARAEAPAPPPKLLCHGDLHLGQLVRTSEGRWLLIDVDDLGLGDPAWDLARPAAWYACGLLPPDEWTRFLGAYRAARGPAVPPDGTDPWPALDVPARALTAQTAALAVARSVRESRTLDEIEQAVVDACDRMAAVPPELAPTPTK, from the coding sequence GTGACCGCCACCGCCTTGCTGCCGGAGCTGACCGCCAAGGTCCGCCACGCGGCCCACCGCACCCCGCGGCCCTGCGCCTGCGCCCCCGAAGCCGTCCTGGCGGACCGGGACGACGCCACCGTCGTCCGGCACGGCGGTACGGTCGCCAAGGCGCACGCCCCCGGCACGGACCCCGCCGAGCTGACGGCGCGCCTGAAGGTCGCCGCCGCCCTGAGCGGCACCCTCCTCCCTCCGCTCGCCGATGCGGCGATCCCGCTCCACGGACGGCTTGTCACCCTCTGGGAGGCCGGCACCCCGGTGGACCGGGACGATCCCGACGCCGCCCCCTGGGAAGCCGCCGCCACCCTCCTCGCCCGGCTGCACGCCACGCCCCCGGCCGAACTCCCGCACCCACTCCCGGACATGCGCGGGCCCACCAAGGCCGCCCGTGCGATGACGCGCATGCGGGCCGCGGGACCGCATCCCGCCGCCGCACCCGTCGAGCGAGCCTGGGCCACGCTCCCCGCCTGGGCCCGCGCCGAGGCCCCCGCGCCGCCCCCCAAGCTCCTGTGCCACGGAGATCTGCACCTGGGCCAGCTGGTCCGCACGTCGGAAGGGCGCTGGCTGCTCATCGACGTCGACGACCTCGGGCTCGGTGACCCGGCCTGGGACCTGGCCCGCCCCGCCGCCTGGTACGCGTGCGGCCTCCTGCCCCCGGACGAGTGGACGCGCTTCCTCGGCGCCTACCGCGCGGCACGCGGCCCCGCGGTCCCGCCCGACGGCACCGACCCCTGGCCGGCCCTCGACGTACCGGCCCGCGCCCTCACCGCGCAGACCGCCGCCCTCGCCGTGGCCAGGTCGGTCAGGGAGAGCCGCACCCTGGACGAGATCGAGCAGGCAGTGGTCGACGCCTGTGATCGAATGGCCGCCGTCCCGCCGGAGTTGGCCCCCACCCCCACGAAGTAG
- a CDS encoding CGNR zinc finger domain-containing protein, whose product MLITHDTRCSLDAVVDLVNTAPDDENAASAAGTETEGLPDVAALGEFVRSHNISDVGVLSERDLAGVRHVRGRFQEVFATPEPQAAAAVINELIAAAGTTPRLTDHDGYDWHVHYFAPGASIADHLAADCGMALAFFVVAGEQERLRRCEAPDCRHAFVDLSRNRSRRYCDSRTCGNRLHVAAYRARRKEAAG is encoded by the coding sequence GTGCTGATCACCCACGACACCCGGTGCTCACTCGACGCCGTGGTCGATCTGGTGAACACCGCGCCGGACGACGAGAACGCAGCGAGCGCGGCGGGCACCGAGACGGAGGGGCTCCCGGACGTGGCAGCCCTGGGCGAGTTCGTACGAAGCCACAACATAAGTGACGTCGGAGTGCTCTCGGAGCGTGACCTGGCCGGCGTCCGGCACGTCCGGGGCCGCTTCCAGGAAGTCTTCGCGACGCCCGAACCGCAGGCCGCGGCGGCGGTGATCAACGAACTGATCGCGGCGGCGGGCACCACGCCCCGGCTCACCGACCACGACGGCTACGACTGGCACGTGCACTACTTCGCGCCCGGCGCCTCCATCGCCGACCACCTCGCCGCGGACTGCGGGATGGCGCTCGCGTTCTTCGTCGTCGCCGGCGAGCAGGAGCGGCTGCGGCGCTGCGAGGCCCCGGACTGCCGGCACGCCTTCGTCGACCTCTCCCGCAACCGCTCGCGCCGCTACTGCGACAGCCGCACCTGCGGCAACCGGCTGCATGTCGCCGCCTACCGGGCCAGGCGCAAGGAAGCGGCGGGCTGA
- a CDS encoding chorismate-binding protein: MSSRPPSGASPPMARFGGLLATGLRDVTSDPAALDSRGFWAVCATFEGELVCARFDDVRAEPVPAPVPGAWRGPAAGDWTSSLDRAAYVDGVRRVREHIAAGDVYQANLCRVLSAPLGDGGEGGAAGDIDALTALLARGNPAPYAGTIRLPGHGIEIATASPELFLRRAGRVVESGPIKGTGRTEADLLEKDYAENVMIVDLVRNDLGRICVTGSVTVPDLCVVEKHPGLVHLVSTVRGELRPDAGWPEIFAAAFPPGSVTGAPKSSALRIIDALETSPRGPYCGGIGWVDADRGTGELAVGIRTFWIDRAEGLLRFGTGAGITWGSDPEGEWRETELKAERLLAVASGAYEVSGGTPQ, from the coding sequence ATGTCCTCCCGGCCGCCCTCCGGGGCGTCCCCGCCCATGGCGCGCTTCGGCGGCCTGCTCGCGACCGGCCTCAGGGACGTGACCAGCGATCCAGCGGCGCTGGACTCCCGCGGTTTCTGGGCGGTCTGCGCGACCTTCGAGGGCGAACTGGTCTGTGCCCGCTTCGACGACGTACGCGCGGAGCCGGTGCCCGCGCCGGTGCCTGGGGCATGGCGCGGGCCCGCCGCCGGTGACTGGACGTCGTCGCTCGACCGCGCCGCGTATGTGGACGGCGTGCGTCGTGTGCGGGAACACATCGCGGCCGGGGACGTCTATCAGGCGAACCTCTGCCGCGTGCTGTCCGCGCCCCTCGGGGACGGCGGGGAGGGTGGGGCCGCCGGAGACATCGACGCCCTGACCGCGCTCCTCGCGCGCGGGAACCCCGCTCCGTACGCCGGAACGATCCGCCTGCCCGGACACGGCATCGAGATAGCGACGGCCTCACCCGAGCTGTTCCTGCGCCGCGCGGGACGCGTCGTCGAATCCGGGCCGATCAAGGGCACGGGCCGGACCGAGGCGGACCTCCTGGAGAAGGACTACGCCGAGAACGTCATGATCGTGGACCTCGTCCGCAACGACCTCGGGCGGATATGCGTGACCGGCTCCGTGACCGTCCCCGACCTGTGCGTGGTCGAGAAGCATCCGGGGCTCGTCCACCTCGTCTCCACCGTCCGGGGCGAGCTGCGTCCCGACGCCGGCTGGCCGGAGATCTTCGCCGCCGCGTTCCCGCCCGGTTCCGTCACCGGGGCCCCCAAGTCCAGCGCCCTGCGCATCATCGACGCCCTGGAGACCTCGCCCCGCGGTCCGTACTGCGGCGGCATCGGCTGGGTCGACGCCGACCGGGGAACCGGTGAACTGGCCGTCGGTATCCGCACCTTCTGGATCGACCGGGCGGAGGGCCTGCTGCGGTTCGGCACCGGCGCCGGGATCACCTGGGGCTCGGACCCCGAGGGAGAGTGGCGCGAGACCGAACTGAAAGCGGAACGGCTGCTGGCGGTAGCGTCGGGAGCGTACGAAGTGAGTGGAGGGACCCCTCAGTGA
- a CDS encoding aminodeoxychorismate lyase, translated as MKIWLNGGLQDIDTARVSVLDHGLTVGDGIFETVKTAEGRPFALTRHLDRLARSARGLGLPEPDLDEVRAACAAVIDANPMPLGRLRITYTGGLSPLGSDRGDQGQTLVVALGEANRRPDTTAVITVPWTRNERGALTGLKTTSYAENVVALARAHEQGASEALFANTVGQLCEGTGSNVFVVLDGEIHTPPVASGCLAGITRALAVDWTGARETDLPLDVLDRADEVFLTSTLRDVQAVHRVDGRELPGAPGPVTAKAMRIFGERAADDLDP; from the coding sequence GTGAAGATCTGGCTCAATGGCGGCCTGCAGGACATCGATACCGCCCGCGTCTCCGTGCTCGACCACGGACTGACCGTGGGGGACGGCATCTTCGAGACGGTGAAAACGGCCGAGGGGCGGCCCTTCGCGCTGACCCGGCACCTGGACCGGCTCGCCCGTTCGGCGCGCGGCCTCGGCCTGCCGGAGCCGGACCTGGACGAGGTGCGCGCGGCCTGCGCCGCCGTCATCGACGCCAACCCGATGCCGCTGGGACGGCTGCGCATCACGTACACCGGTGGCCTCTCGCCGCTCGGCTCGGACCGCGGCGACCAGGGGCAGACGCTGGTCGTCGCCCTCGGGGAGGCGAACAGGCGCCCCGACACGACCGCCGTGATCACGGTGCCGTGGACCCGCAACGAGCGTGGCGCCCTCACCGGCCTGAAGACCACCTCGTACGCGGAGAACGTCGTCGCCCTCGCGCGCGCCCACGAACAGGGTGCTTCGGAGGCGCTCTTCGCCAACACGGTGGGGCAGCTGTGCGAAGGCACGGGATCGAACGTCTTCGTCGTGCTCGACGGTGAGATCCACACCCCTCCGGTCGCCTCCGGGTGCCTGGCGGGCATCACGCGCGCGTTGGCCGTCGACTGGACGGGCGCGCGCGAGACCGATCTGCCGCTCGACGTCCTGGACCGCGCCGACGAGGTGTTCCTGACCTCGACGCTCCGTGACGTCCAGGCCGTGCACCGGGTCGACGGACGCGAACTGCCGGGGGCGCCGGGACCGGTGACCGCCAAGGCGATGCGGATCTTCGGCGAGCGGGCGGCGGACGACCTCGACCCGTGA
- a CDS encoding GNAT family N-acetyltransferase — MTTTLRPTGPLQQSADGAKSRMYEVRVNSRPVGGIELATHPVFGPGVAEMRDLSIKEPDRRRGRATVAVLAAEEVVRGWGCERIEVAVPAEAAAAHRLAVSLGYVERNRHMVKPLTAEPSALPAGIEGRPMTDDEYEVWLAREKEDYAQTWIERGVPEAEARAKSDADHADHLPQGVATPGTRLSVLTQEGTVVGTLWLAQRDDDAFVFDVEVVEEHRGRGHGRSLMLLAETQAREAGLDRLGLNVFAGNVPALRLYESLGYEPVMYYVYKQLL, encoded by the coding sequence ATGACCACGACCCTGCGGCCGACCGGGCCGCTTCAGCAGAGCGCTGACGGCGCGAAGTCACGCATGTACGAAGTGCGCGTGAACAGCCGTCCTGTGGGCGGGATAGAACTCGCCACGCACCCCGTGTTCGGGCCCGGTGTCGCCGAGATGCGGGATCTGAGCATCAAGGAGCCCGACCGCCGACGCGGCCGTGCCACCGTCGCCGTGCTCGCCGCCGAGGAGGTGGTGCGCGGCTGGGGCTGCGAGCGGATCGAGGTGGCCGTGCCCGCCGAGGCCGCGGCGGCCCACCGTCTCGCCGTCTCCCTCGGCTATGTGGAGCGCAACCGCCACATGGTCAAGCCCCTGACCGCCGAGCCGTCCGCGTTGCCGGCGGGCATCGAGGGGCGGCCGATGACGGACGACGAGTACGAGGTCTGGCTGGCCCGCGAGAAGGAGGACTACGCGCAGACCTGGATCGAGCGCGGTGTCCCCGAGGCGGAGGCGCGCGCCAAGTCCGATGCCGACCACGCCGACCACCTGCCGCAGGGTGTCGCCACCCCCGGCACGCGCCTCAGCGTGCTCACACAGGAGGGCACGGTGGTCGGCACCCTGTGGCTGGCGCAGCGCGACGACGACGCGTTCGTCTTCGACGTCGAGGTGGTCGAGGAACACCGCGGACGCGGCCACGGCCGGTCCCTGATGCTCCTGGCGGAGACCCAGGCACGCGAGGCGGGCCTCGACCGCCTGGGCCTCAACGTCTTCGCGGGCAACGTCCCGGCCCTGCGCCTGTACGAGTCGCTGGGCTACGAACCGGTCATGTACTACGTCTACAAGCAGCTGCTCTAG
- a CDS encoding DUF4365 domain-containing protein: MALAQPEQGGLLPERIAPPRGTLATTACMEILQVGYLHAVAAAAGCSLSQPFPDNGIDWHVSHSAPGHTVDDEVTIKVQLKCTYQIPPNPPGPAFSFTLDNPHLEKLARTPVSVHKILVVMLVPRSQDDWLRASHDRLDLRHCCYWTNLAGHQVTGRRRTTVRVPTSRIFDDKALCEIMTRVGTGGRP, encoded by the coding sequence ATGGCGCTCGCGCAGCCCGAACAGGGTGGGCTGCTGCCCGAGCGGATCGCACCGCCGCGCGGCACACTCGCCACCACCGCCTGTATGGAGATCCTTCAGGTGGGCTATCTGCACGCCGTCGCCGCAGCGGCGGGGTGCTCGCTCTCGCAGCCCTTTCCGGACAACGGCATCGACTGGCACGTCAGCCACAGCGCCCCCGGGCACACGGTCGACGACGAAGTCACCATCAAGGTGCAGCTCAAGTGCACCTACCAGATACCGCCGAACCCCCCGGGGCCGGCTTTCTCCTTCACGCTAGACAACCCGCACCTGGAGAAGCTCGCCCGCACCCCGGTCTCGGTGCACAAGATCCTGGTCGTGATGCTCGTGCCCCGGTCGCAGGACGACTGGCTGCGCGCGAGCCATGACCGGCTCGACCTGCGGCACTGCTGCTACTGGACCAACCTCGCCGGACACCAGGTGACCGGCCGGCGCAGGACGACCGTGCGCGTCCCGACCTCGCGGATCTTCGACGACAAGGCCCTCTGCGAGATCATGACGCGGGTCGGGACGGGAGGGAGACCCTGA